The Macaca mulatta isolate MMU2019108-1 chromosome 19, T2T-MMU8v2.0, whole genome shotgun sequence sequence CTCAGCCTGGCTGGGGGGCTGCTGTGGGTGACACAGACCAGGCGCAGGCTTTGGCCCTCCAGGACCGGGAGGGACGTGCCGTTCCCGAGGTTTTCCAGGACTAGGGAAGGAAGGGGCAGAATCCATGTGCAGCTCAGGGCTCCGGGACCCtccagattcctgggccccagttCGGCACCGAGAGGCCCTGGCTCCTCTGTCCCCTTTCCTACCTGTCCTGTTTGCTtgggaaaccatcactctcaggtTCTCTGGAGGATCTGAAATGGAGAGAGGGGACCGGCTCTAGACGGGCCAGGGGCTTCCCTCTGGGTAAAGGGAAGCGtcctggagactgaggtgggggaaGTGGGTGGGATAGAAGGGCAGTGCAGAATCACCCACTGAGTCCCAGACACAAACTGCATGAGGGTCTACCCAGGTAAGGTCAGTCCCCGAGGCCTGGGGCTCCAGATCCCCTCAGCTCTGGGACCCTGAGCCCAGCCCCTGCATCCCCACCTGTTCTGCCCTCCCGATGGACCCCAGGCCCCTGCTGAGCGCACTCACACTGTACAGAGAGGTCCAGGGCTCGCTGCTGGGAGCCAAGCCTGTTCTCCGCTCGGCAGGTGTAGTGCCCTGAATCCCCGGCCTTCACCCCGGGCAGCTCCAGCCCCAGGGTTCTGGGGCCCCAGGGGTGGGACAAGGAGAGGACTCTGTCCTGCAGGACCCAGCTCAGCGTGGCGGGGGGCTGGCTGTCAGCAGCACAGAGGAGCCGCAGGAACTGGCCTTTCTGGGCTTCCAGGTATGGGACATTTCCCTGGGGCTGGAGCTCcagggctggagtgggaggaaaaaaacaagagagagagggagggagaaagagagaaggggtaCAGGGAGGAGCACATCCCCTCATCCCCTGAAGCCTTTTCATCTAAAGACGActggcccagccccagcccgACGGCCCTCAGTACCTGACGTGTTGTCACGGAAAATGCTGATAACAAGGTCTCTGGGGGCGTCTGCAACAAGATTGTGAGCTGGCTACAGGGAGGGATGGTTTGTTCCCACAACCGGAAAAATTCCCCCAGGGAAAAGAAAGTCAGATTATCCTGGGAAGACAAGTGGCCAACCAGTGCCATGGCTCACTCGTGTGGACCAGATGCCATTCCCATCCCTCTCCCAGGGCTACATCAGTGTCCTGGGACCCCACGGCATCCTCTCCCTGGACGCTTCTGAGCTGGGAGCCGCTCCACTGCCCCGCTGGGCTCCTCCCCCTCGCCTGTCTCCCCACCCTTCCCCGCACCCACCGGGTCTGTCTGCACGCCCCACCATCCCAGGCCACACTCACAGGCCACGCGGAGTCGGACGGTCCTCTGTGCGCTTACACCCTTTCTGGAGAAGTCCACGTGGCAGGTGAGGTCGGTGTCGTGGTCCTGGGGGCTGGGCGTGAAGCTGAGCACTGAGAAGTGGTAGGTCGTTGGTTTGGTTCCTTGGGAGGAGAGGGCAGTCCCCGTCCAGGAGAAAGAAGGGGCTGGACATTCCTCAAAGGCCCAGTTAAACACACAGACGACCGTCACTGGCTGCCCGGGCTCCAGAGTCTCAGGGATGTAGACATCAGGCTTCTGAGTCAGGGCTGGGACAGAGACGGGGGTGGGGGGGTTCTAATGCTGCAGGGGTCCCTGAGAGCCCTCTCTGCTCAGCCCATAGCCTGTCCCCAGGGTCCCTCTCCAGTGTGAGAGGCAGCGGTTCCCATCCCATTCCATACCTGTTACTTTTAGAAGGAACCCATTGTTCATGAAATTATATCTCACATATGTTCCTCTCTCCACCCGAAAGAAGTACCGTGCCTCATCCCACATCTGTGCGTCTCTGATCACCAAGGAGCAGCTCTTCTTGCCGGGATCCCCAGTGAGCTGGAATCGGCCCTGGGTGCTCATTTCCACCTCTCGATTCTGGTTGTTTGTCGCCACTGGAGCATCCTTGCTTGTCTCAGTCTCAGTCCCTGCTTTGAACCAGTAGCCATAAGCTGGGGTAGACTCTGTCCAGCCCCTTGAGGGGTAGTTGAAAGAGcaggacacagagacacacaggccCTCCTGCACCGTCACCAACTCCTCCACTCGTATCCAGAAGTTCCCATCTGTAGCCTGGGACCCTGTGGGGAGACAGAGGCTCAACCTGAAACCCCAGCCCTAGCTCCGCCCCAGGTCCTTTCTGGTCCTCGGCCCACTCACCGCCCAGCAGCGAGCACAGCAGCAGCGGCAGTAGCATCTCGGCATAGGAGGCACGGGACCTGCCTGAGTCAGGCCTATTCTCTGGTCGTGCTGTGAGTGGCTCAGGGCTCTTGGCAGAAGGGGAAGCCAAGGGCGGAAGCTGAGCCCTGGGGCCTGATGCGTGAAAAATGAGCTTCAGATGCTGAGGTCACaactcctttcccttcctccgcACTCTCCAGCCCACCTTGCCCAGTTGTCCTCTGGGTCTCCTGGGGGCCCAGCCTGGCCTTGGGCTTGTTGAGCTGGTCCTTCCAGAGCTCCCTGTGTAGGAGGAGAGAGCAGGCTTGTGTCTATCCTGGGGGCCtgactgggggtggggtggtggggtaGTGGTGTAGGGGCTCTCCCTCTGGGCCCTGGGTCATTGAAAAAGGAGAAGTGAAAAATCCACAGTGAGCTATACCCTTGTCTGGGCCACTGGTGGTGTAGGTGGTGGGTACAGGGGAAGGGACAGTTACTGGAGGGGGCTGGTCTTGTCAGATAAAATGCAGGATGCCTGGTTAAAGCTTTCacagaaaagataatttttttttttttttagtataagtatatccCAAATGCTGCATGGGATATACTTATACCAAAAAGcaaatttgtttatttgaaattcaaattatttattcgtttatttattttgaggcagaatttcgctctgtcacccaggctgcagtgcagtggcacgatctctgctcactgcaacctccgcctcccaggctcaagcgattctcctgcctcagcctcctgagtctgggattacaggtgtgtgccaccacaccgagctaatttttgtatttttagtagagatggggtttcaccacattggccaggctagttttgaactcctgacctcaaatgatccacctgccttggcctcccaaagtgctgggattacaggtgtgagccaccgcacctggcctgaaattaaaatttaactgagcgtgttgaatttctttttttctaaatctggCCACCCTAGGGTGGTGTCAGCCCCATCCCTTCATGCTTCCTGGTGAGCTCACTGACCCTTGGTCCCCAGAAGCACCCTCCTGCCCGCACTGGGCCCTAGTCCACTTCCCagtctcccttcctcctctgtcATTCAATTGGGACACCCACTGGGATTAGAACACATATGCCCTAAAGTAGTGCTGATGGGAGGAGTTTGAGGAAAGGTGGGAGTTGGGGGCAGAGTGAGGGAAACAGACTAAGGAAGGTGGAATTTGCAATGAGTGGAGTAAACTCTACAAGATGTTTTCCCCTCACTGAGATCTTCCTGAAATGACTCTGTTTGGgtcacacagagacacagaactCATTCTTCAACATCCACACACCTTGGGTATCGAGCACTGAGCTTCAGGGGGACTTGGAGGTGAATCCTCCATGGTGGGTCAGCTCCAGGGCCCCAGGTTAGTAAATGAAGATTCTTAGAAACAGGAAAGCACAGAGTCCCCTAAATGACGCAGATGCTGGACAGACATTCAGGATGGGACCTGGGGAGGAAGGGGTCAGCTCTTCCTGGCGGAGGGGTCAGGAGAGGCCTCCTGGAGGAGATGACCCACCTCCTGCCCTGTCCTGGTTCTTTCATCCAtggtatttttgtgttttgtttttgagacaaggtcttgctctgttgcccaggctggagtgcagtggtgtgatcgtggctcactgcagcctcaatcttctgggctcaagcaatcctcccacctcagccttgcaactagctgggactataggcacacaccaccatactcagctaatttttgatttttgtagtttttgtagagacaggttttttgagacagagtttccctcttgtggcccaggctggagtgcaatggcgtgatcttggctcactgcaacctccacctcctgggttcaagtgattcccctgcttcagcctcctgagtagctgggactacagacatgcgccaccatgcctagctgattttgtatttttagaaaagatggggtttcttcatgttggtcaggctggtcttgaactcctgacctcaggtgatccgcctgcctcagcctcccaaagtgctgggattacaggcgtgaaccactgcacgtggccgagacagagtttcaccatgttggtcaggctggtctcgaactcctgggctccagcgatcctcccgccttggcctcccaaagtgctgggattacaggtgtgcgccacagcCTCATCCACTGTATCAGTCGCTTGAGCTGTTGTAACAGCGTGGCCCAGACAGAGGGGCTGAAACAACAACACTGActtcctcacagttctggggcTAGACGTCCAAAACCAAGGTGTGGTTCCTTCCGAGGCCTCTGCTTGGCTTGCAGATGCcacttctccctgtgtcctcacacagcCGTTCCCCTGTGGGTGTCTATTTCCTCAACTCCTGCTCTTATAAGAACTTACAAGAACTCAAGTCATATTGGACTAGGCCCACTCTAGTCCAAATGAGTAACCTCATTTCAATCGGCCCTCAGTATGCACGGGTCCCACATCCGGGAATTCAACAACCTGCCCATCACTGCATTTAAATACAAAACCAACAAAAGCCAACATAACCATAAAAAACAGCATGAATtaaaaatacagcataacaaCTGCATTAACTGTATTAGGTGCGATAAGTAACCTGGAGATGGGAGGATGTGCAGAGGTGCTATGCAAACACTACTGTATAAGACAGCTGAGCAtcatagattttggtatccaaggggtggggatcctggaaccaatcccccactaACACAGCAGAACAACTGTATCTCtttaaagactctgtctcatgTACAGCCACATTCTTAGGTACTGGAGGTTGGGACTTCCACACAGAAAataggtggggggagggggaacaCAATTCAGACCCTAATATCCACctctccccaccttttttttttttttgagagagaatgttgctctgttgcccaggctggagtgcagtggcatgatctaggctaactgcaacctctgcctctccggttcaagcgattctcttggcACAGGCTGACGAGtagctacaggcgcccgccaccacgcctggctaattttcatgttattttattctatttttattattatttttttgagacagggttgtgctctgtcgcccaggctggagtgcactggcatgatctcagctcactgcaacctctacctctcaggttcaaaggattctcctgcgtcagcctcccgagtagctgggattacaggcacctgccaccatgcccagctaagttttgtattttcagtagagacagggtttcaccatgtttgaccgactggtttcgaactcgtgatctcaggtgaccctctcgcctcggcctcccaaaatgctgggattacagggtgagccaccgcgcctggctccaCCTTCCCTTTGATCCCTGCTTCCCTGTGACCTAACCTGGGCCTTCTCTGAGGACACCAGCCTCCTTCCCCCAGGGGAGCTCTTGTGTTGGGGGACATCACACCTTCCTCTCCACAGAGCTCAGAAAAGGGCCTCTCCCAGGGAGGAGTGAGGGGAGGAAGGGTGCCTGGGTCCTGGTGGAGGTGGGTCCCTAACGAGCTGATCTCTAGGACCCCCAGCCTGGGCCCAAGCCCCACCTCTGCCTTTGAGCATTTCACACCCATGGGATCAGCTGCCAGGACCCAGGAGAGCCGCAGGGTCTCCCTCCTCCCGCGGGTTTCTCCACATCGCTGCTCCCTCCCATTCCCCCCTCTTCACTTTTCGGAGTTCCTCTGGTTTCTGTGGCCTCTTCACCACGTCCCCTTCTCCAGCAAGGCCAGAGCCCCTGACGCCCCCATTTGCTCCCAGCCCTTCCTGCCcaagcctccctccctgccttggTCAGACAGGACTGGAGAGGCTGCCTGGGGCCCCAGGACTGGTTTCTGGTCAGCCTCAAGTCTGTCTTCTGGCCTGAGAAGGACACAAAGACGCTGAAATGAATTCAAGGTTTTCCCTGAACAACTTCTCTCCAAAACCAGCTCCCTCAATACCACCCCCGAACCCCCGCACCTGCCTCTCCTTCATTCAGCAGGGGCTACGCGCCTGCTCTTCGTCCATAATTCCACACGGAGGGGCTTAGGAAGCCCCACCCAGGCTCCAGACCCCGGAGCTGCACGAGGACACAGGTGGGCGCTGGGAGGAAGGGCGGGGACGGTGGCAGGtgggggaggcagaggcgggagtgTCTGATAGGGGTCGGGGCAGGATCCCGCCCTGGGGGCGCAGGTGCGGCCGGAGGACCGCGTCCTGAGGAGGGAGGGGCGAGGGCCAGGGTGCTGGCGAGGATGGAAAGCCCAAGAGTGGCTGCAGCTGAGACCCCCAGGGAGCCCAGGAGATTTTGTCGGAAGAAGGGGGATCTGGACTTCCCCTGACCAGCGTCTTTGTGTCCTTTGAACTCCGGTCCTGGTCCTGGGTTCCTCCCACCTCGGGCTGTACTGCAGTTCAGGACACCGCCCCCAGGGGGCGCTCCACCTCCAGAAAAGGCGGCACCGCGGAGCCCCAGGCCCCAGAGCCTGCGCTGTCCATGGTCCTGCAGAAGGGAGGCGCCCAGGGAAACGAGTCCCAGGCTCTGGACATATTACCAGACAGTACTCTCTAAAAAGGCTACTTTTTCGCCGCACCTTAGAACCAGGTCTCCTCCAGGGGAATCACATTAGAGCAAAAACGAAGTCACCATGGTCACTCCACTTCTGTCATCCCAAACCCACCCTCCCCAAAATATAAAGCCCTTCAAAACGTTCACACTCTTTACAGCATTATTCTCAAATGATTTCCACCCAGGCACATCAAACATGTGATGTCCACATAAGAAAATGCGCTCCTGGGGGCTTTTCAGGTCatgcatctttgttttgtttgggttgGGGTCGTTTATATTTCAGGGGCTCTTAGTTGGGCCTCCGTCCTTTCCTTTTCAAGTCAGAATAACACGTTGCAaggcaagaagagtgaaataTCACTAGAGGAGAAAGTTGGATTCATCCTAATTTCTAGTGAAGGAAAAATTTTGCAAGCGCAACGCTTTATTGTCAGATGTAATGGTTACTTACTGGTGTGTGAGTGTGATATGACACTCCCTTGAAGTATTAGTTTTCCAAAGTAAGATTCAACTCCTTATGTCAAACCCCAAAGCTGTCTGTGATCTGAAACCTGTTACATATGTGCATTTCAGATATTTCCCCCAACTGTTAACTTTTCTTTTACTCTCCTGTTATTTACAGAACAGCAGGACACTTGCTCTCCAAAACACGAGTTACCCATGAAATGATCACCTACTGTGGATGGAAAAGAAgagccaagaaaataaaaacaaccctAGAGTAAAGAGAACACTAGGACCATCATAGGAGAGAGTGAAAGGTAAGGAGCCTTAAAAAGGCCAAcctaggccaggtgtagtggctcatgcctgtaatcccagcactttgggaggccaagaaggacAGATTACCTAAAgttagcagttcgagaccagccttgttGAAGGttggtggtgaaaccccatctctactgaaaatacaaaaaaaaaattagctgggtgtggtgttgggcacctgtaatcccagctacttgggaggctgaggcaggagaatcacttgaacccgggaggcggaggttgcagtgagctgagacagcgccAGTAtacttcaggctgggtgacagagcaagactccatctcaaaaaaaaaaaaaaaaa is a genomic window containing:
- the SIGLEC10 gene encoding sialic acid-binding Ig-like lectin 10 isoform X10, which translates into the protein MLLPLLLCSLLGGSQATDGNFWIRVEELVTVQEGLCVSVSCSFNYPSRGWTESTPAYGYWFKAGTETETSKDAPVATNNQNREVEMSTQGRFQLTGDPGKKSCSLVIRDAQMWDEARYFFRVERGTYVRYNFMNNGFLLKVTVLSFTPSPQDHDTDLTCHVDFSRKGVSAQRTVRLRVAYAPRDLVISIFRDNTSDPPENLRVMVSQANRTVLENLGNGTSLPVLEGQSLRLVCVTHSSPPARLSWTQGGQTVGSSQPSDPGVLELPRVQVEQEGEFTCHAQHPLGSQHVSLSLSVHYKKGLISTAFSNGAFLGIGITALLFLCLTLIIMKILPKRQTQAETPRPRFSRHSTILDYINVVPKAGPLAQNRNQKATPSSPSRTPLPPGAPSPESKKKQKKQHQLPSFPEPKSSTQAPESQESQEELHYATLNFPGVRPRPEAWMPKGTQADYAEVKFQ
- the SIGLEC10 gene encoding sialic acid-binding Ig-like lectin 10 isoform X8; this translates as MLLPLLLCSLLGGSQATDGNFWIRVEELVTVQEGLCVSVSCSFNYPSRGWTESTPAYGYWFKAGTETETSKDAPVATNNQNREVEMSTQGRFQLTGDPGKKSCSLVIRDAQMWDEARYFFRVERGTYVRYNFMNNGFLLKVTVLSFTPSPQDHDTDLTCHVDFSRKGVSAQRTVRLRVAYAPRDLVISIFRDNTSALELQPQGNVPYLEAQKGQFLRLLCAADSQPPATLSWVLQDRVLSLSHPWGPRTLGLELPGVKAGDSGHYTCRAENRLGSQQRALDLSVQYPPENLRVMVSQANRTVLENLGNGTSLPVLEGQSLRLVCVTHSSPPARLSWTQGGQTVGSSQPSDPGVLELPRVQVEQEGEFTCHAQHPLGSQHVSLSLSVHYKKGLISTAFSNGAFLGIGITALLFLCLTLIIMKILPKRQTQAETPRPRFSRHSTILDYINVVPKAGPLAQNRNQKATPSSPSRTPLPPGAPSPESKKKQKKQHQLPSFPEPKSSTQAPESQESQEELHYATLNFPGVRPRPEAWMPKGTQADYAEVKFQ
- the SIGLEC10 gene encoding sialic acid-binding Ig-like lectin 10 isoform X3 — translated: MLLPLLLCSLLGGSQATDGNFWIRVEELVTVQEGLCVSVSCSFNYPSRGWTESTPAYGYWFKAGTETETSKDAPVATNNQNREVEMSTQGRFQLTGDPGKKSCSLVIRDAQMWDEARYFFRVERGTYVRYNFMNNGFLLKVTVLSFTPSPQDHDTDLTCHVDFSRKGVSAQRTVRLRVAYAPRDLVISIFRDNTSALELQPQGNVPYLEAQKGQFLRLLCAADSQPPATLSWVLQDRVLSLSHPWGPRTLGLELPGVKAGDSGHYTCRAENRLGSQQRALDLSVQYPPENLRVMVSQANRTVLENLGNGTSLPVLEGQSLRLVCVTHSSPPARLSWTQGGQTVGSSQPSDPGVLELPRVQVEQEGEFTCHAQHPLGSQHVSLSLSVHYPPQLLGPSCSWEAEGLHCSCSSQASPAPSLRWWLGEELLEGNSSQDSFEVTSSSVGPWTNSSLSLHGGLSSGLGLSCEAWNVHGAQSGSILQLPDKKGLISTAFSNGAFLGIGITALLFLCLTLIIMKILPKRQTQAETPRPRFSRHSTILDYINVVPKAGPLAQNRNQKATPSSPSRTPLPPGAPSPESKKKQKKQHQLPSFPEPKSSTQAPESQESQEELHYATLNFPGVRPRPEAWMPKGTQADYAEVKFQ
- the SIGLEC10 gene encoding sialic acid-binding Ig-like lectin 10 isoform X2, whose amino-acid sequence is MLLPLLLCSLLGGSQATDGNFWIRVEELVTVQEGLCVSVSCSFNYPSRGWTESTPAYGYWFKAGTETETSKDAPVATNNQNREVEMSTQGRFQLTGDPGKKSCSLVIRDAQMWDEARYFFRVERGTYVRYNFMNNGFLLKVTALTQKPDVYIPETLEPGQPVTVVCVFNWAFEECPAPSFSWTGTALSSQGTKPTTYHFSVLSFTPSPQDHDTDLTCHVDFSRKGVSAQRTVRLRVAYAPRDLVISIFRDNTSALELQPQGNVPYLEAQKGQFLRLLCAADSQPPATLSWVLQDRVLSLSHPWGPRTLGLELPGVKAGDSGHYTCRAENRLGSQQRALDLSVQYPPENLRVMVSQANRTVLENLGNGTSLPVLEGQSLRLVCVTHSSPPARLSWTQGGQTVGSSQPSDPGVLELPRVQVEQEGEFTCHAQHPLGSQHVSLSLSVHYPPQLLGPSCSWEAEGLHCSCSSQASPAPSLRWWLGEELLEGNSSQDSFEVTSSSVGPWTNSSLSLHGGLSSGLGLSCEAWNVHGAQSGSILQLPDKKGLISTAFSNGAFLGIGITALLFLCLTLIIMKILPKRQTQAETPRPRFSRHSTILDYINVVPKAGPLNRNQKATPSSPSRTPLPPGAPSPESKKKQKKQHQLPSFPEPKSSTQAPESQESQEELHYATLNFPGVRPRPEAWMPKGTQADYAEVKFQ
- the SIGLEC10 gene encoding sialic acid-binding Ig-like lectin 10 isoform X1 yields the protein MLLPLLLCSLLGGSQATDGNFWIRVEELVTVQEGLCVSVSCSFNYPSRGWTESTPAYGYWFKAGTETETSKDAPVATNNQNREVEMSTQGRFQLTGDPGKKSCSLVIRDAQMWDEARYFFRVERGTYVRYNFMNNGFLLKVTALTQKPDVYIPETLEPGQPVTVVCVFNWAFEECPAPSFSWTGTALSSQGTKPTTYHFSVLSFTPSPQDHDTDLTCHVDFSRKGVSAQRTVRLRVAYAPRDLVISIFRDNTSALELQPQGNVPYLEAQKGQFLRLLCAADSQPPATLSWVLQDRVLSLSHPWGPRTLGLELPGVKAGDSGHYTCRAENRLGSQQRALDLSVQYPPENLRVMVSQANRTVLENLGNGTSLPVLEGQSLRLVCVTHSSPPARLSWTQGGQTVGSSQPSDPGVLELPRVQVEQEGEFTCHAQHPLGSQHVSLSLSVHYPPQLLGPSCSWEAEGLHCSCSSQASPAPSLRWWLGEELLEGNSSQDSFEVTSSSVGPWTNSSLSLHGGLSSGLGLSCEAWNVHGAQSGSILQLPDKKGLISTAFSNGAFLGIGITALLFLCLTLIIMKILPKRQTQAETPRPRFSRHSTILDYINVVPKAGPLAQNRNQKATPSSPSRTPLPPGAPSPESKKKQKKQHQLPSFPEPKSSTQAPESQESQEELHYATLNFPGVRPRPEAWMPKGTQADYAEVKFQ
- the SIGLEC10 gene encoding sialic acid-binding Ig-like lectin 10 isoform X7; protein product: MLLPLLLCSLLGGSQATDGNFWIRVEELVTVQEGLCVSVSCSFNYPSRGWTESTPAYGYWFKAGTETETSKDAPVATNNQNREVEMSTQGRFQLTGDPGKKSCSLVIRDAQMWDEARYFFRVERGTYVRYNFMNNGFLLKVTGTKPTTYHFSVLSFTPSPQDHDTDLTCHVDFSRKGVSAQRTVRLRVAYAPRDLVISIFRDNTSALELQPQGNVPYLEAQKGQFLRLLCAADSQPPATLSWVLQDRVLSLSHPWGPRTLGLELPGVKAGDSGHYTCRAENRLGSQQRALDLSVQYPPENLRVMVSQANRTVLENLGNGTSLPVLEGQSLRLVCVTHSSPPARLSWTQGGQTVGSSQPSDPGVLELPRVQVEQEGEFTCHAQHPLGSQHVSLSLSVHYKKGLISTAFSNGAFLGIGITALLFLCLTLIIMKILPKRQTQAETPRPRFSRHSTILDYINVVPKAGPLAQNRNQKATPSSPSRTPLPPGAPSPESKKKQKKQHQLPSFPEPKSSTQAPESQESQEELHYATLNFPGVRPRPEAWMPKGTQADYAEVKFQ
- the SIGLEC10 gene encoding sialic acid-binding Ig-like lectin 10 isoform X5, whose protein sequence is MLLPLLLCSLLGGSQATDGNFWIRVEELVTVQEGLCVSVSCSFNYPSRGWTESTPAYGYWFKAGTETETSKDAPVATNNQNREVEMSTQGRFQLTGDPGKKSCSLVIRDAQMWDEARYFFRVERGTYVRYNFMNNGFLLKVTALTQKPDVYIPETLEPGQPVTVVCVFNWAFEECPAPSFSWTGTALSSQGTKPTTYHFSVLSFTPSPQDHDTDLTCHVDFSRKGVSAQRTVRLRVAYAPRDLVISIFRDNTSALELQPQGNVPYLEAQKGQFLRLLCAADSQPPATLSWVLQDRVLSLSHPWGPRTLGLELPGVKAGDSGHYTCRAENRLGSQQRALDLSVQYPPENLRVMVSQANRTVLENLGNGTSLPVLEGQSLRLVCVTHSSPPARLSWTQGGQTVGSSQPSDPGVLELPRVQVEQEGEFTCHAQHPLGSQHVSLSLSVHYKKGLISTAFSNGAFLGIGITALLFLCLTLIIMKILPKRQTQAETPRPRFSRHSTILDYINVVPKAGPLNRNQKATPSSPSRTPLPPGAPSPESKKKQKKQHQLPSFPEPKSSTQAPESQESQEELHYATLNFPGVRPRPEAWMPKGTQADYAEVKFQ
- the SIGLEC10 gene encoding sialic acid-binding Ig-like lectin 10 isoform X4, with translation MLLPLLLCSLLGGSQATDGNFWIRVEELVTVQEGLCVSVSCSFNYPSRGWTESTPAYGYWFKAGTETETSKDAPVATNNQNREVEMSTQGRFQLTGDPGKKSCSLVIRDAQMWDEARYFFRVERGTYVRYNFMNNGFLLKVTALTQKPDVYIPETLEPGQPVTVVCVFNWAFEECPAPSFSWTGTALSSQGTKPTTYHFSVLSFTPSPQDHDTDLTCHVDFSRKGVSAQRTVRLRVAYAPRDLVISIFRDNTSALELQPQGNVPYLEAQKGQFLRLLCAADSQPPATLSWVLQDRVLSLSHPWGPRTLGLELPGVKAGDSGHYTCRAENRLGSQQRALDLSVQYPPENLRVMVSQANRTVLENLGNGTSLPVLEGQSLRLVCVTHSSPPARLSWTQGGQTVGSSQPSDPGVLELPRVQVEQEGEFTCHAQHPLGSQHVSLSLSVHYKKGLISTAFSNGAFLGIGITALLFLCLTLIIMKILPKRQTQAETPRPRFSRHSTILDYINVVPKAGPLAQNRNQKATPSSPSRTPLPPGAPSPESKKKQKKQHQLPSFPEPKSSTQAPESQESQEELHYATLNFPGVRPRPEAWMPKGTQADYAEVKFQ
- the SIGLEC10 gene encoding sialic acid-binding Ig-like lectin 10 isoform X9; protein product: MLLPLLLCSLLGGSQATDGNFWIRVEELVTVQEGLCVSVSCSFNYPSRGWTESTPAYGYWFKAGTETETSKDAPVATNNQNREVEMSTQGRFQLTGDPGKKSCSLVIRDAQMWDEARYFFRVERGTYVRYNFMNNGFLLKVTALTQKPDVYIPETLEPGQPVTVVCVFNWAFEECPAPSFSWTGTALSSQGTKPTTYHFSVLSFTPSPQDHDTDLTCHVDFSRKGVSAQRTVRLRVAYAPRDLVISIFRDNTSDPPENLRVMVSQANRTVLENLGNGTSLPVLEGQSLRLVCVTHSSPPARLSWTQGGQTVGSSQPSDPGVLELPRVQVEQEGEFTCHAQHPLGSQHVSLSLSVHYKKGLISTAFSNGAFLGIGITALLFLCLTLIIMKILPKRQTQAETPRPRFSRHSTILDYINVVPKAGPLAQNRNQKATPSSPSRTPLPPGAPSPESKKKQKKQHQLPSFPEPKSSTQAPESQESQEELHYATLNFPGVRPRPEAWMPKGTQADYAEVKFQ